The Burkholderiales bacterium genome includes a window with the following:
- a CDS encoding DUF2384 domain-containing protein: MTVSQRLQSNAGTAPRYSEELKAEAGLTAFFSIAEEIGLDTAQQRNLLGEPGRTLFFEWKKTRQGKLSRDTVERLSYLIGIYKALGILFSRERVAEWLKNPNHDPLFGGKSPLDYMLAGGLVALADVRRYLDWARG; encoded by the coding sequence ATGACAGTCTCTCAAAGATTGCAGTCCAACGCCGGCACTGCGCCGCGCTATTCAGAAGAACTGAAAGCCGAGGCCGGTCTCACCGCTTTTTTTTCCATCGCGGAAGAGATCGGGCTGGATACGGCGCAGCAGCGCAACCTGCTCGGCGAGCCCGGCAGGACGCTTTTTTTCGAGTGGAAGAAAACCAGGCAAGGCAAGCTTTCGCGCGATACGGTCGAGCGCTTGAGTTACCTGATCGGGATTTATAAAGCGCTGGGAATTCTTTTTTCCCGTGAGCGTGTCGCGGAATGGCTGAAAAATCCGAACCACGACCCTTTGTTCGGCGGCAAGTCACCGCTGGATTACATGCTGGCCGGAGGGCTGGTAGCGCTGGCTGACGTGCGCCGCTACCTCGATTGGGCGCGTGGCTGA
- a CDS encoding DUF2214 family protein yields the protein MSALFAFLHHLAAFALVAALAIEFVLLKGELTMASARKIALADLAFGIAAGIVLAVGLLRVFYFEKGADYYAHSAPFIAKMALFAIVAVLSIYPTVQFLSWRKALKQRQVPIVDERKLHAIRSIIHWELATTVLLILCAALMARGIAYFG from the coding sequence ATGAGCGCTTTATTTGCTTTTCTACACCACCTCGCGGCCTTCGCGCTCGTAGCCGCGCTGGCGATCGAATTTGTCCTCCTCAAAGGCGAGTTGACCATGGCCAGCGCGCGTAAAATCGCGCTCGCCGATCTCGCCTTCGGAATTGCGGCAGGCATCGTACTCGCCGTCGGACTGCTTCGGGTTTTCTACTTCGAGAAAGGCGCGGACTATTACGCGCATTCGGCGCCCTTCATCGCCAAAATGGCGCTATTTGCGATCGTCGCCGTGCTCTCGATTTATCCGACGGTGCAGTTTCTGTCGTGGCGCAAAGCATTAAAACAGCGCCAGGTACCTATTGTCGACGAGCGCAAGCTGCATGCGATCCGTTCGATCATTCACTGGGAACTAGCGACGACCGTATTGCTGATTCTGTGCGCCGCGCTGATGGCGCGGGGAATCGCTTATTTCGGATAG
- a CDS encoding RES family NAD+ phosphorylase, with the protein MGALWELESQTDRRLFEQTGALASIDPADRVSGPGASIVMAAFTHIGRATRFSDGSYGVYYAGLSLQTAIRETVHHRELIARDAELRADEFGMRVWSGRVLKPLHDIRNGYDELHDAAPRPEDHPVAQAFGRRLRTAGSWGIAFRSVRHAGGYCIAALRAPAISLPTQGAHLKYVWDGTRITEVYERGEPLVRFSSSSPA; encoded by the coding sequence ATGGGCGCTCTCTGGGAGCTCGAAAGCCAGACAGATCGGCGCTTGTTCGAGCAGACCGGCGCTCTCGCATCGATCGACCCGGCCGACCGCGTTTCAGGCCCAGGCGCCAGCATCGTGATGGCGGCCTTTACGCATATCGGCCGGGCCACCCGCTTCAGCGACGGCAGCTATGGCGTTTACTACGCCGGCCTGTCGCTGCAAACAGCGATACGCGAAACGGTCCACCATCGTGAATTGATCGCGCGCGATGCCGAACTGCGCGCCGACGAATTCGGAATGCGCGTGTGGAGCGGGCGCGTGCTGAAACCGCTGCACGATATTCGCAACGGCTACGACGAACTTCACGACGCGGCGCCGCGGCCCGAGGATCACCCGGTCGCGCAGGCTTTCGGTAGGCGGCTGCGCACCGCTGGTTCGTGGGGAATCGCGTTTCGCAGCGTGCGTCATGCGGGCGGCTACTGCATCGCCGCGTTGCGCGCGCCGGCCATCTCGTTGCCCACCCAGGGCGCGCATCTGAAATACGTTTGGGATGGAACGCGCATTACTGAAGTCTACGAACGCGGCGAGCCGCTGGTGCGTTTCAGCAGCAGTAGCCCCGCATGA